Proteins found in one Alteromonas macleodii genomic segment:
- a CDS encoding sensor histidine kinase — MAAVKTGLSRKLLARVLSVYFALTLLVTIGQIFTEYLSTKNHVESELQTLKNTFSSSLTRALWELNNDQVRAIAEGLMSLPIVEGLQVRGENGNYIAEYGIRVQRSPAPVDQELIEDHPGGVFSYSFPLVFKFSGRESTVGDVTLYSSFDTIFSRIEVGVFFLIGNAIVKTTFLVFLFMTAFRTMLSEPLQSITEQMGNFDPQHPEESKFNIKLDDDNELLQLKESYNNVIDDLIVSNNKLNNAQSELTLANKKLDDQNLILEQEVAKKTASLSQIMLDLEQQKDELIAHQRELRQENENRQYIEAELRKRNQELASSMDTLHQAQEQLVESERMASLGGLVAGIAHDVNTPLGVSVTAASFLQERLNNLKTDFEDKSLTSKNMASFIDEAEQTALLLLSNLERASDLIASFKQVAVDQTSETEREFVLGDYINEIIQSLKPSFKQTEHQINVTCPDNLVVTCAPGAIAQIVTNMVVNSLMHGFEGKTAGTVTLDVKEEGDNVVLYYKDDGRGLSEGELSQLFDAFFTTKRGQGGSGLGTHIMYNLVTQSLHGHIEADSTLGNGLQYTIRFPKKSV; from the coding sequence ATGGCTGCGGTCAAGACAGGGTTATCAAGGAAGCTCTTAGCCAGGGTATTATCGGTATACTTTGCGCTTACACTTCTTGTGACAATAGGACAAATTTTTACAGAGTACCTCAGCACCAAAAATCACGTTGAAAGCGAGCTTCAAACATTAAAAAACACTTTTTCTTCTAGTCTTACTCGCGCGTTGTGGGAGCTTAACAATGACCAAGTCCGAGCTATCGCAGAAGGGTTAATGTCACTGCCTATTGTAGAAGGCCTGCAAGTTCGTGGGGAAAATGGCAATTACATTGCAGAGTACGGTATAAGGGTCCAGCGCTCTCCTGCGCCTGTTGACCAAGAGCTGATAGAGGATCATCCTGGAGGCGTTTTTAGCTATAGCTTTCCACTCGTTTTCAAATTCTCTGGCCGTGAGTCTACCGTTGGCGATGTTACTTTATACTCAAGCTTCGACACTATATTTAGCCGTATTGAAGTAGGAGTTTTCTTTCTTATCGGCAACGCGATAGTGAAAACAACCTTTCTTGTATTCTTATTTATGACAGCCTTTCGCACAATGCTCTCAGAACCCTTACAGTCCATCACTGAGCAAATGGGTAATTTCGACCCTCAGCATCCCGAAGAAAGTAAGTTTAATATCAAATTGGATGATGATAACGAGCTATTGCAACTTAAAGAGTCGTACAACAACGTTATTGATGACCTTATCGTTTCAAATAACAAGTTGAATAATGCGCAAAGCGAGCTAACGCTAGCCAATAAAAAGTTGGATGATCAAAACCTTATTTTAGAACAGGAAGTGGCAAAAAAGACCGCGTCTTTGTCACAAATTATGCTTGATCTAGAGCAGCAAAAAGACGAGCTTATCGCCCACCAGCGAGAGCTTCGCCAGGAAAACGAAAATCGCCAGTATATAGAAGCAGAGCTTCGCAAACGCAATCAAGAACTTGCAAGCTCAATGGATACCCTTCACCAAGCACAAGAGCAGCTAGTAGAGTCAGAGCGCATGGCGTCGCTTGGCGGTCTTGTTGCTGGTATAGCACATGACGTGAATACCCCGTTAGGCGTAAGCGTTACCGCAGCCAGTTTTCTGCAAGAGCGACTTAATAACTTAAAGACTGATTTTGAAGATAAAAGCCTGACCAGTAAAAATATGGCAAGCTTTATTGACGAAGCCGAGCAAACTGCGCTTTTACTCTTAAGTAACTTAGAACGCGCATCAGATCTTATCGCCAGCTTTAAGCAAGTAGCTGTTGATCAAACCAGTGAAACCGAACGCGAGTTTGTATTAGGTGACTACATTAACGAGATCATCCAGTCCTTAAAGCCGAGTTTCAAGCAAACCGAACATCAAATTAACGTAACCTGTCCTGACAATTTAGTGGTAACCTGTGCCCCCGGCGCTATTGCACAGATTGTTACAAATATGGTCGTTAACTCGCTTATGCACGGCTTTGAAGGCAAAACCGCTGGCACGGTAACCCTCGATGTAAAAGAAGAAGGTGATAATGTTGTTCTTTACTATAAGGATGACGGCAGGGGCTTAAGTGAAGGAGAACTAAGTCAATTGTTTGATGCTTTCTTTACCACTAAACGAGGACAAGGTGGCAGCGGTCTGGGCACACATATTATGTATAACCTAGTTACGCAGTCACTGCATGGCCATATTGAAGCTGACAGTACACTCGGCAACGGCTTGCAGTACACCATTCGTTTTCCCAAAAAGAGTGTGTAA
- the phoB gene encoding phosphate regulon transcriptional regulator PhoB, with translation MSRTVLVVEDEAPIREMLKFVLEQSGFNIIEAEDFDIAQEKICEPYPDLILLDWMLPGGSGVQLAKSLKQHEFTRDIPVIMLTARGEEEDKIRGLDAGADDYVTKPFSPKELVARIKAVMRRVTPTSNEEPIEFNGLKLEPVSHRVMANEEPLDMGPTEFKLLHFFMTHPERVYSRELLLDNVWGTNVYVEDRTVDVHIRRLRKAISRHGHDAMIQTVRGAGYRFSTKL, from the coding sequence ATGTCTCGTACAGTGTTGGTGGTTGAGGACGAAGCGCCTATCCGTGAGATGCTTAAGTTTGTACTTGAGCAATCTGGTTTTAACATTATTGAAGCCGAAGATTTCGACATCGCGCAGGAAAAAATTTGCGAGCCTTACCCAGATTTAATTCTACTGGATTGGATGCTACCGGGTGGAAGCGGTGTACAGCTGGCTAAAAGTTTAAAGCAACATGAGTTTACTCGTGACATTCCCGTTATCATGCTAACGGCCCGTGGCGAAGAAGAAGATAAAATTCGAGGCCTGGATGCTGGTGCTGATGATTATGTGACTAAGCCCTTCTCGCCGAAGGAACTAGTGGCAAGAATTAAAGCGGTAATGCGCAGAGTCACGCCTACGTCAAATGAAGAGCCGATCGAATTCAATGGGCTTAAACTTGAGCCTGTATCCCATCGTGTTATGGCCAATGAAGAGCCATTGGATATGGGGCCAACAGAGTTCAAGCTATTGCACTTTTTCATGACTCATCCAGAGCGAGTATACAGCCGAGAACTTCTTCTTGATAATGTGTGGGGCACTAATGTTTACGTTGAAGACAGAACGGTAGATGTACATATCCGACGCTTGCGCAAAGCTATATCTCGCCACGGGCATGATGCTATGATCCAAACCGTACGCGGTGCGGGTTATCGTTTTTCTACTAAGCTTTAA
- a CDS encoding DUF3450 domain-containing protein has protein sequence MKLINALLVAGALAATPVLAQDDEVLKPVVDEAAKINESAAKSQEKINGITDQIDSKLQQFKTLMKEIEGLEVYNTQLRKQINNQEQEMADLNAAIDEVSVVERQITPLMMRMIDGLEQFVALDVPFLPEERANRVADLRAMMDRADVAASEKFRRVMEAYQVEMDYGRTMEAYSGIHSINGQERDVEFLRLGRTALIYQTRDASMQGVWNKQTRQWEELDSSYRTQITKGLRMAKKQLAPDLLMLPVAITD, from the coding sequence ATGAAGCTTATCAATGCCTTGCTTGTGGCAGGTGCGCTAGCAGCGACACCCGTGCTTGCACAAGACGATGAAGTCTTAAAACCCGTTGTCGATGAGGCAGCGAAAATAAACGAGTCAGCGGCGAAATCGCAAGAAAAGATTAACGGTATTACCGATCAAATCGACAGCAAACTTCAACAGTTCAAAACATTGATGAAAGAAATCGAAGGCCTTGAGGTTTATAACACTCAGCTTCGTAAGCAAATCAATAACCAAGAGCAAGAAATGGCAGACCTAAATGCTGCTATCGATGAAGTGTCTGTTGTTGAGCGTCAAATCACGCCACTAATGATGCGCATGATTGACGGCCTAGAGCAGTTTGTTGCGCTAGACGTACCATTCCTTCCAGAAGAGCGCGCAAATCGCGTTGCTGACCTTCGCGCTATGATGGACCGTGCCGACGTTGCTGCGTCTGAGAAATTCCGCCGCGTAATGGAAGCGTATCAAGTAGAGATGGACTACGGCCGCACTATGGAAGCGTACAGCGGTATTCATTCAATTAACGGTCAAGAGCGTGACGTTGAATTCCTACGCCTTGGTCGCACAGCGCTAATTTATCAAACACGTGATGCAAGCATGCAGGGTGTTTGGAACAAGCAAACTCGTCAGTGGGAAGAGCTTGATAGCAGCTACCGTACACAAATTACAAAAGGTCTGCGCATGGCGAAGAAGCAACTTGCACCAGACTTGCTAATGCTGCCAGTGGCAATTACAGACTAA
- a CDS encoding helix-turn-helix domain-containing protein, which translates to MTKANGQPSAISRSIAQHLQTVRKARGLSLDKTAKLTGVSKAMLGQIERGESSPTIATLWKIATGLACSFSSFLSGDETAPSSQHADNKFANDPNVTIKTLFPFNSATQFEMFELCLTDLHEQHSSAHQIGVTEHIHVLQGKLGVLQDGQWKSYQAQEQCILRADQPHGYRDEAGETRFVVVIHYPV; encoded by the coding sequence ATGACAAAAGCAAATGGGCAGCCTTCTGCTATTTCAAGAAGTATTGCACAGCACCTGCAGACTGTTCGCAAAGCTAGGGGGCTTTCTCTTGATAAAACAGCTAAGTTGACGGGAGTATCGAAAGCTATGCTTGGGCAAATAGAACGAGGTGAGTCTAGCCCAACCATCGCTACCTTATGGAAAATAGCCACAGGTCTTGCGTGTTCATTTTCTTCTTTCTTATCTGGTGATGAAACAGCCCCTTCGTCTCAACACGCCGATAACAAGTTCGCTAACGACCCAAACGTAACCATAAAAACGCTATTTCCGTTTAACTCAGCTACCCAGTTTGAAATGTTCGAACTATGCTTAACAGACTTGCATGAGCAGCATTCTTCAGCTCACCAAATTGGCGTCACCGAGCATATTCACGTACTACAAGGAAAGTTAGGGGTTTTGCAAGATGGACAGTGGAAAAGCTATCAGGCGCAAGAGCAATGTATATTGCGCGCAGACCAACCCCACGGCTATCGAGACGAAGCAGGAGAAACGCGCTTTGTTGTGGTAATTCACTATCCTGTTTAG
- a CDS encoding phosphate ABC transporter substrate-binding protein: MLAIGLLFPLEVLATPQATQSASSASSTYQVPAYERKPGVAGKISSVGSDTLANLMTFWSQEFKTLYPQVGFQIQASGSSTAPPALIEGTATIGPMSRELKPSEIRDFTRTHGYPPTVLKVAMDAIAIFVDRRNPLPGMTLEQVDAVFSETQFCGSNTAITNWSQLGVDDIGYRSPIRLYGRNSVSGTYGLFKVMALCDGDFKNTVNEQPGSASVVLSVASGTGAIGYAAYGYKTAGVRALPLGESLDSLIPLSIDTVRNETYPFARFLYLVINKKPGEPLPTLEREFLRYILSQEGQQQVLRDGYFPIREDVLVRQRRLLDE, encoded by the coding sequence CTGTTGGCAATAGGTCTGTTGTTTCCACTTGAAGTACTCGCGACTCCTCAGGCTACTCAAAGCGCCTCCTCTGCTTCAAGTACTTACCAAGTACCGGCCTACGAACGCAAACCCGGTGTGGCAGGGAAAATCTCCTCAGTGGGCTCAGACACACTGGCAAACTTAATGACCTTTTGGTCACAGGAATTCAAAACCCTTTATCCCCAGGTCGGCTTTCAAATACAGGCATCTGGTTCATCTACCGCTCCTCCTGCGCTGATTGAAGGTACTGCTACCATTGGTCCTATGAGCCGGGAATTAAAACCCAGTGAAATACGGGACTTCACGCGAACCCACGGTTACCCGCCAACGGTATTAAAAGTAGCAATGGATGCCATCGCCATTTTTGTGGATAGACGCAATCCGCTGCCGGGGATGACCCTTGAGCAAGTTGACGCGGTGTTTTCTGAAACCCAGTTCTGTGGCAGCAATACAGCCATTACCAATTGGTCTCAACTCGGTGTTGACGATATAGGCTATCGTTCTCCTATCAGGCTGTACGGCCGAAATTCTGTATCAGGTACTTATGGTTTGTTCAAAGTGATGGCGCTGTGTGATGGTGATTTCAAAAACACAGTAAACGAACAACCTGGCTCTGCTTCTGTAGTATTGTCTGTGGCCAGCGGTACAGGTGCAATTGGCTATGCCGCCTACGGCTATAAAACTGCGGGAGTGCGCGCTCTGCCACTAGGTGAGTCGCTAGATAGCTTAATCCCTCTTTCTATTGACACCGTGCGTAACGAAACGTATCCGTTTGCTCGTTTTCTTTATTTGGTGATAAATAAGAAGCCCGGTGAGCCTTTACCTACTCTGGAAAGGGAGTTTTTGCGCTATATCTTGTCACAAGAAGGGCAGCAGCAGGTATTAAGAGACGGATATTTCCCTATTCGTGAAGACGTGTTGGTACGCCAGCGCCGATTACTTGATGAATAA
- the phoR gene encoding phosphate regulon sensor histidine kinase PhoR, whose translation MYYPFSWLRSTLRLVLFLVVFALVGWYLDDMLFAVAIGATLLLLFNYWHLYKLNRWLWHSRKMSPPTVRGVWEHIYEGIYYLQRRNRNKRKELGELVKRFREGSEALPDAAVVVDSKACIIWCNRLARLDLGLKWPQDSGRRIDNLLRHPEFIQYFHAGNYKYPIEVPSPTNPNKTFEYRIMPYGDEHLLLIARDITRVSQLEEMRKDFVANVSHELRTPLTVINGYLEILPVDEASDPFMHKAMKEMTSQTHRMQNLIEDLLVLSRIEASSERIYENVVNIPAVLAQVEREALALNKEKNHAIKFHIDEELYVFGVETELRSACSNLVFNAVHYTPAGGEINVYWRRGTSGAQFSVVDNGDGIEQNHLNRLTERFYRVDKARSRKTGGSGLGLSIVKHVLSHHNSRLEITSTLGEGSNFSFVLDNELIAEQL comes from the coding sequence ATGTATTACCCGTTCTCTTGGTTGAGAAGTACTTTGCGCTTAGTGCTATTCCTTGTGGTTTTTGCGCTGGTAGGGTGGTATCTGGATGATATGTTATTCGCTGTCGCCATAGGTGCGACTTTGTTGCTGCTGTTTAACTATTGGCACCTTTATAAGCTGAACCGCTGGCTGTGGCACAGTCGCAAAATGTCTCCCCCTACTGTACGAGGCGTGTGGGAGCATATTTATGAAGGTATTTATTACCTTCAGCGTCGAAACCGTAACAAGCGTAAAGAGCTTGGCGAGTTAGTTAAACGCTTTAGAGAGGGTTCTGAAGCCTTACCAGATGCAGCGGTAGTGGTTGACTCAAAGGCATGTATTATCTGGTGTAATCGTCTTGCCCGTTTAGATCTTGGTTTGAAATGGCCTCAAGACTCAGGCCGGCGTATAGACAACTTATTGCGTCACCCTGAATTTATTCAGTACTTTCATGCGGGTAATTACAAATACCCTATTGAAGTACCGTCGCCGACGAACCCCAATAAAACCTTCGAATATCGAATAATGCCTTATGGCGACGAGCACCTGCTGCTGATTGCTCGTGATATAACGCGAGTATCTCAGCTTGAAGAAATGCGTAAAGACTTTGTGGCGAACGTATCTCATGAACTTCGTACGCCGCTTACGGTTATTAATGGATACTTAGAAATTCTTCCTGTTGATGAAGCGTCAGACCCGTTTATGCACAAAGCGATGAAAGAAATGACATCGCAAACTCATCGCATGCAAAACCTGATAGAAGATTTATTAGTACTATCGCGTATTGAAGCAAGCTCAGAACGTATTTATGAAAACGTGGTGAATATTCCTGCTGTGCTTGCCCAAGTTGAAAGGGAAGCGCTGGCCCTCAATAAAGAAAAGAACCACGCTATCAAATTCCATATTGATGAAGAGTTGTATGTCTTTGGTGTCGAAACCGAACTGCGAAGTGCCTGTTCTAATTTGGTGTTTAATGCCGTTCATTACACCCCCGCTGGTGGTGAGATAAACGTATATTGGCGTCGCGGTACGAGCGGCGCCCAGTTTTCTGTAGTAGACAACGGTGATGGCATTGAGCAGAACCACCTTAATCGCTTAACAGAACGCTTTTACCGTGTGGATAAAGCACGTTCACGTAAAACCGGCGGTTCAGGCTTGGGGTTATCCATTGTAAAACACGTGCTAAGTCATCATAATTCCCGTTTAGAAATAACTAGTACGTTGGGCGAGGGCAGTAACTTCTCCTTCGTATTGGATAACGAATTAATTGCAGAGCAGCTGTAA
- the rdgC gene encoding recombination-associated protein RdgC yields MWFKNVKAYQITQPLSLDEGDLERVLNEHAFRPCGSQDLATMGFASPFSQAGKQGTMFHVVQQRFWITLKKQEKILPGAVVNAELDEMVAKIEMETGSPVGKKAKADLKQEIQTRLLPQAFTKNTYTHGFISLADNLVVVDASSDGKAEAFLAMVRKAIGSLPVVPFTRRSLQSELTHWVTESTPEGVGLLEEAELKSTDDTGSVIRCKNQPLDSEEISIHLDAGKLVQKVAFEYAETLTAIMCEDGAIKRIKFTDRIKEETDDVPKDQVEARLDAEFALMSAEICTLLNFLRGALNLNDDSL; encoded by the coding sequence ATGTGGTTTAAAAATGTAAAAGCCTATCAAATTACTCAGCCGCTATCGCTAGACGAGGGTGATTTAGAGCGAGTCTTAAACGAACATGCTTTTCGCCCGTGCGGCAGCCAAGATTTGGCAACCATGGGGTTTGCCTCTCCGTTTTCTCAGGCTGGTAAGCAAGGCACCATGTTTCATGTTGTTCAACAGCGTTTTTGGATAACCCTAAAGAAACAAGAAAAGATTTTGCCCGGTGCTGTGGTAAATGCCGAGCTTGACGAAATGGTGGCTAAAATTGAAATGGAAACAGGTTCGCCAGTTGGCAAAAAAGCCAAAGCTGACCTTAAGCAAGAAATTCAGACACGCTTGCTGCCACAGGCCTTTACCAAAAACACCTATACCCACGGTTTTATCTCTCTTGCCGACAACTTAGTAGTGGTTGATGCGTCGTCTGACGGCAAAGCCGAAGCCTTTTTGGCCATGGTTAGAAAAGCGATTGGCTCACTGCCGGTTGTTCCCTTTACGCGCAGAAGCCTTCAAAGTGAACTTACGCATTGGGTTACTGAGTCAACACCAGAAGGTGTAGGGCTACTTGAAGAAGCCGAACTTAAATCTACCGACGACACAGGCAGTGTTATTCGCTGTAAGAACCAGCCGCTTGATAGCGAAGAAATCAGTATTCACCTTGATGCCGGTAAGCTGGTTCAAAAAGTTGCGTTTGAATATGCAGAAACCCTAACGGCTATTATGTGTGAAGATGGCGCCATTAAGCGTATTAAGTTCACCGACCGCATTAAAGAAGAAACTGACGACGTACCAAAAGATCAGGTAGAAGCACGCCTTGATGCAGAGTTTGCGCTAATGTCAGCAGAGATTTGTACGCTGCTGAACTTCCTTCGCGGTGCGCTTAATCTTAACGACGATAGTTTGTAA
- a CDS encoding TonB-dependent receptor domain-containing protein has protein sequence MNRPANRFLLKPISLAVAASIMLPTSIAFAQSNEDEVIEEVVATGTRLKGTATAVMEERKNQAFVADIMGAEQIARTGDSDAAGALRRVTGLTLVDGRFIYVRGLGERYSSTQLNGAIVPSPDPTRNVIPLDLFPSSIIESLAVQKSYSPSMPAAFGGGNVNIRLKSIPTQRVFNVSAAVGIDTENSGDVLDYAGGGRDWTGEDDGTRAVSTAIQERWDSKNFLDDLEPEEALELFKGVNREYGLERESADPDMRVNVTYGDSYDYDEDWRFGFLVTSRYSAQTRSSEEYELQDPDLVGDDIINVRFFDDIQGTEQTVTWSSLLTLGVDYNRQHRIDYSLIVLNDTRDEIREMFGNTENLNQAEGLRIRDIDVQYEERSLYTNQLKGQHTIPELNFMGIDWTYSLGRSVRHAPGNFNARFVMEDVNQDGIFDDENEIFLSDAQTAARYTFQDLHDRLENFGYNVTYPMTMGKWETEYKVGASFVTKTRTAENRRFDINTLGVEDRSILDGNDFSEIFSDSVLDTLSLSSRPIIRDTTIAGDDYVAGQKIDAYYLEADFFYDNKWRFTGGARYEDFRQVVAPLDPRTNQFDLSDEADRSQLAFQEDGFYPALAVTYFLEDDMQLRASIGQTVVRPDLREVSSATYLDPLTNFPIAGTPGVSTTDIINYDLRWEWYREAGNNVSVGLFYKDMEAPIESVQSPAQDGPPLIRIANAESGEVYGVEVEFLQDLAFIGDGIWDNLFTTGNITISDSEIVLDRQNIVEQTGVSAAITNVERRMTGHSQYVLNMQLGYDSDNGEHSASLVYNVFGERILIPGIDGFDDNFEQPFHSLDMVYKYYPDFNSTVTLRVQNILGEDREIEFNDTLLRSETRGTGIRLSFKYDF, from the coding sequence ATGAACAGACCTGCTAACAGGTTTCTTCTAAAACCCATCAGCTTAGCCGTCGCAGCGAGCATTATGCTCCCAACGTCTATAGCTTTCGCTCAATCAAACGAAGACGAAGTGATTGAGGAAGTTGTCGCTACCGGTACGCGCTTAAAGGGCACGGCAACGGCAGTAATGGAAGAACGTAAAAATCAAGCTTTCGTGGCTGACATCATGGGTGCTGAGCAGATAGCTCGTACCGGTGACAGTGATGCTGCGGGCGCACTTCGCCGTGTAACTGGTCTAACACTTGTAGATGGTCGTTTCATCTACGTACGCGGCCTTGGTGAGCGTTACTCATCAACACAATTAAACGGCGCAATCGTGCCAAGCCCAGATCCGACGCGTAACGTAATCCCGCTCGACTTGTTCCCGTCGAGCATTATCGAAAGCCTTGCGGTTCAAAAATCGTATTCACCATCTATGCCTGCGGCATTCGGCGGTGGTAACGTAAATATCCGATTGAAATCTATACCTACACAGCGCGTTTTCAACGTGTCGGCCGCCGTTGGTATTGACACAGAAAATTCAGGTGACGTATTAGATTATGCAGGTGGTGGACGTGACTGGACGGGGGAAGACGATGGCACACGTGCAGTTTCTACCGCGATACAAGAACGTTGGGATTCAAAAAACTTCTTAGACGATCTTGAGCCAGAAGAAGCATTAGAACTGTTCAAAGGTGTTAATAGAGAATACGGGCTAGAAAGAGAGTCTGCCGATCCTGACATGCGCGTTAATGTCACTTATGGTGACAGTTATGATTACGATGAAGACTGGCGCTTTGGCTTTTTGGTAACTTCACGTTATTCAGCCCAAACCCGCTCTTCTGAAGAATATGAGCTACAAGACCCTGACTTAGTCGGCGATGACATCATCAATGTGCGCTTCTTTGATGATATCCAAGGTACTGAGCAAACGGTGACTTGGTCTTCACTATTAACACTAGGTGTAGATTATAACCGTCAACATCGTATTGATTACAGCCTTATCGTGCTAAACGATACACGCGACGAAATCCGCGAGATGTTCGGTAATACTGAAAACCTAAACCAAGCAGAAGGCTTGCGTATTAGAGATATTGATGTTCAGTACGAAGAACGCTCGCTATATACCAATCAGCTTAAAGGCCAGCATACAATCCCAGAGCTAAACTTCATGGGTATTGACTGGACATACTCATTAGGCCGTTCGGTGCGCCATGCACCAGGTAACTTCAACGCGCGTTTCGTAATGGAAGACGTGAACCAAGACGGTATTTTCGATGACGAAAACGAAATCTTTTTGTCTGATGCACAGACTGCGGCACGTTACACCTTCCAAGACCTTCACGATCGTTTGGAAAACTTTGGCTATAACGTGACTTACCCCATGACAATGGGTAAGTGGGAAACCGAGTACAAAGTGGGTGCAAGCTTTGTAACCAAAACTCGTACTGCTGAAAACCGTCGTTTCGACATCAATACGTTAGGTGTTGAAGACCGTTCAATATTAGATGGTAACGACTTTAGCGAAATCTTCAGCGACAGCGTTTTAGACACCCTGTCTTTGTCTAGCCGACCTATCATTCGTGATACGACTATTGCTGGTGATGACTATGTAGCGGGTCAGAAAATTGATGCGTATTATCTAGAAGCTGATTTCTTCTATGACAACAAATGGCGTTTCACTGGTGGTGCACGTTATGAAGACTTCCGTCAGGTAGTGGCGCCATTAGATCCGCGTACTAATCAGTTCGATTTGAGCGACGAGGCTGACCGCTCTCAACTGGCATTCCAAGAAGATGGCTTTTATCCAGCGCTTGCTGTGACTTACTTCCTAGAAGACGATATGCAGCTACGCGCAAGTATTGGTCAAACGGTAGTTCGCCCAGATCTTCGTGAAGTATCGTCAGCGACTTACCTAGACCCACTAACTAACTTCCCAATTGCGGGTACGCCGGGTGTAAGTACAACGGATATCATTAACTATGATTTACGTTGGGAATGGTATCGAGAAGCAGGCAACAACGTATCGGTAGGCTTATTCTACAAAGACATGGAAGCGCCAATCGAATCAGTACAGTCTCCTGCTCAGGATGGCCCTCCGCTTATTCGTATTGCTAACGCTGAGTCTGGTGAAGTTTACGGGGTTGAAGTGGAATTCCTACAAGACCTAGCGTTTATTGGCGACGGTATTTGGGACAACTTGTTTACCACGGGTAACATTACAATCAGTGATTCTGAAATCGTTTTAGATCGTCAGAATATCGTTGAGCAAACCGGTGTTTCTGCGGCAATCACTAATGTTGAGCGACGTATGACGGGTCACTCTCAGTATGTACTTAACATGCAGTTGGGTTACGACTCAGACAACGGCGAGCACTCTGCGTCACTAGTCTATAACGTATTTGGTGAGCGTATTCTAATTCCGGGTATCGACGGTTTTGACGATAACTTCGAACAACCGTTCCATTCTCTAGATATGGTGTACAAGTACTACCCAGACTTTAATAGCACTGTCACATTACGTGTTCAGAATATCCTAGGCGAAGATCGTGAAATTGAGTTCAACGATACGCTGCTTAGGTCTGAGACGCGAGGTACAGGTATAAGGTTGTCATTCAAATACGACTTCTAA